The genomic DNA CAGGTCACAGGTCCAGGTCACAGGTTCGGGGTCACAGGTCAAAGGTCCAGGCCACAGGTCCAGGTCACAGGTTCGGGGTCATGGGTTTGGGGTCACAGGTCACAGGTCACGGGTCTGGGGTCACGGTGGAAAGGGGCCGTCTGGACTCTGAGAGCGGAGGTGTTCACAGATTAACTCCGGTCCGGTCGTCCCTCGCCATTCCGCCGTTCATCTTTCAGTCTCTCGTCTTCCTTTcatcttttcccttcagggtcgtcacagccaatcagcttcctccagCGCTCTAATGTAAGCCTCTATTTCTACACTGCACTGTGATCtgtgctctgattggctgcagaccTCAATAATCTTCTGAACGAAGGCGTTCAGTTTGACAAAGTTGTACTAGTTCTACTGTCTGGTTCTACAGGAACACGACGGAACCGCATCACTCCTTTGACTGTTTAAacttccagaaccagaacaggaGAAACGGGTCGGACGCGTTGAAGCTGCTGCTCACAGAACCGTTTATGAGCTGAACAGAAGTACAAACATTTGAAGGATTATGACTGGATTcaaaaattatgaattaatcgcaaatctggaaaaaaattcatcgtgataaatattttgttctgttACAGTATTTGGCAACAGCTTATAATTcctaaataatcacaatatgaaaataCAAGCAAAtctgtacatttagaatgtttatttttaaccctttaaactccgtttttgttacttttaaattGACTTCTGTATTTTCTCTTTGATTTTAATCAGCACGACTTGTTCTATGTGACTCCAACTTTGTTGAGTCATTTTATGATTTATATTCACACACGAGACACAAAATcctgcaaaacagaaaattccatctggaaaaaggATTCATGTTGCCGTGGAAACCCAATAGGAATacatttgtcaacaaactaatcaacatgtttttgaatgaaaatacaaacaaatccaGACTAAAGCCTCAGATTCCTTTGGGCCTCAGATGGTTCTGGTAGAACAGCCCAGAGCTGACGTCTCCATCAGGATCCTTCTGAGGGATTCAGCTTCCTGGCAGCCTAAAAAGCCGATTTCTCTTGAGAGCTCTGCTGTCTCTGCTCtcttttcctggaattctgttttgttttcttcttcttttcatacattttctttgttgtgtttgtgaaaaataatgaaactggtgggagaagtttgatcctgctggatttcaggtcggctctacacaggtgggggcgtgtctgtccattctgaactgctcgcctcCCGTCAcatcggtgggcgggactttagtggagagtttctgcagtttttagacaTCACCGGTGCTCGTTACTGAGGAAAGTTCCTGTCGGTCTCATGATCCGTTTCCtcattgttggatttctaatagcagacagctctgtttggctccgcccaccaaaGTGCGTGCGCTACTCTGCAGATTGACTTTCCTTTTCCACcttatcaattaaaataaagatctCTTTTGTCCAAAAGCTACAAATAAATACCGTATTATCttgttaatttaataaaatctcaatcacaggatGAAAAAGAACTTTcagttcattttaaagttttatttcgctgatctcacagctgcaccgCAGGACGCCGCAGGTCGTTCATACATATCACACATTAATTATACACACATTATTACATTATAATTATACGTTATGATTTATTAATCGTGTACGTTAactaactttcacagccctgtttttttaacctaaattatgatttttttcatcctgTCCATCAGAAGACAAAAGCTCTTTGAGTTGAATCATCATCGTCACACCTGACTAACAAACGCTCCGCCACACGCCGTCAATCTTTGACCGTTCACGTGATCGACGTTCCGCTGATTCTGGCGAGGaggaaagcagcttttctcctcgGTTTTTAAGTGTTCTCTAAGAGTTACGGCAGTCCACAGAATGTCGACGCTGCAGCTAAACTGAGGAGCCTGTGGCTCTAAATGAGTTCAGTCATTGTAACACTGCGTATAGAGAGGCACGGCGGTGGCACCTTCATGGTATGGAAAGGATTCCTGAACGCTAACAGTCGTCATCTGACTTTAGCGTCTGAAGAAAACTAAAAGACTTCAGCATCACACTAACTGGAAAAGACCCCTGCAGGTGGAGAGCGGTACTGCAGTCCAGGTGTGAACGTACCGAACTGACGCAGGTCCAGGCAGAGGTTGGCTTTGTCCACCAGGCTGGTGTTCTGACACATGGACCAGACGTTGAAGTACATGAAGACCGGCAGGCTGGTGAAGGCCGTCACGCCCAGCCACACCAGGAAGAACAGGTAGGCCAGGAACATCAGCTGTGGACACAGGGAGGGGGCAGGTGAGAGGCGGCATCCTGCAGGTGGTTCCAGGACCGGCAGGTTCTGAGGGTTCGGGTCGGAGCCCAAAACGGAGGCCAGAAACTTCATGAAAGGTTGTTTGTACGCATAAGTGTGGGCTGTAGCTGTGTTGTGTACCCTGCTCTGGAACGTTTCTGGAGTTTGTGAGTTTCCTTACGAATGCAGTCAGGCAGCGTCCGCAGGCCGTGATCTTGAACTCGCCGTACAGATCCCGGATGGCGCCGGTGGTGAAGAAGCcttccaccagcagcagcacgcCGAACACGAAGAAGCCGGCGGCCAATCCATAAATGATGTACTTCAGGATGTTGATGCTGTGgggcacacacgtgcacacacacgtgcacacacacgtgcacacacacagacaggttAACGTTCCTTCACTGTTTGTTTGAGGAGATGCTTCACAAGCGCTCACATGGTGAAGACGTCCAGAGCGTCGCCGGCGGCCGGGACCATGTCGAAGTAGCTCTGGAGGATGTTGACGGTGCCGCTCAGGGCTTCGTGGCCACACCCACAGAACAAGGCCACGCCCATGTAGAGGAGGATGGTGGCGATGAGAGACGCCCAGGGAAGGCTGCCCACGCATCGCTCGCAGCACTCCTTACAGCCTGGAAGGAGAGCGGCGGTTAGTTCAGAGGCGGAGCCTACGGTCCGCGGTGAACTCCGGAAACGTTCACCTGAAGCTCGCAGTTAAACGTTCACACTGTTCGGCTGTGACCCAAACTGAAACCCGctccagaaaacacaaagaggacTAAAAAATCCACCGTTTGTGCCAGAAACATTTTGGATCGATTCCTGAAAACATCCTTTGATTGCCGGAAACCGTCTGGAAATGTGGAAAATGCAGATTCATTCTTTCCAGATCTTTCTGATTTCAGAACCAAATGAGGTTTCTGTGGACAGATGACATCATCTGCTGGTTCTGGATCCAACAAGAGGAAAAACTGCTTTCTATCAAATATCTGCACTCAGCCGTCACTGTCTGACACACCGGATCCAGGTGATCAACTGTGAGTAGATGAGCAtagaaaacatgcagacacTCCGGCCCCTTGAGCCCTGGACGACCCCACCAGGCTGTAGACGACCCCACCAGGCTGTAGACGACCCCACCAGGCTGAAGACGACCCACGACCCCACCAGACTGAAGACGACCCACGACCCCACCAGGCTGTAGACGGCCCACGACCCCACCAGGCTAAAGACGACCCCACCAGGCTGT from Oryzias melastigma strain HK-1 linkage group LG16, ASM292280v2, whole genome shotgun sequence includes the following:
- the LOC112143411 gene encoding neuronal membrane glycoprotein M6-a; protein product: MEENMDESQSQKGCKECCERCVGSLPWASLIATILLYMGVALFCGCGHEALSGTVNILQSYFDMVPAAGDALDVFTIINILKYIIYGLAAGFFVFGVLLLVEGFFTTGAIRDLYGEFKITACGRCLTAFLMFLAYLFFLVWLGVTAFTSLPVFMYFNVWSMCQNTSLVDKANLCLDLRQFGAVTVSEERTLCTASERFVKMCESNELDLTFHLFVCALAGAGAAVIAMVHFLMALAANWGYLKDASRLQKYEDIKSKEEQELHDIHSTRSKERLNAYT